From the Methanocella sp. genome, the window TTTATAGGTGTTGAACGCCTTGACGGCTGCCGCCAGGGCGTCCCTCTCGTGGTCGTTGCCATAGCCCAGCGGCCTGGCGAGCCTCACCTTTTCCTCCACGGATATGCGCTCGTTAGGCGTGAACAGGACAGCCTTGAAAGCCCGCTTTATCTTCTCCACCGCGCCGGGCGGGGGCACCACGTCCGTCGCGATAACCACGGGCCGCCCCATCTCGCTGATGTGCTCGATGATCTCGGGTATGGACGACACCCGGGAGCTCGACACCTCGATGAGCCGCCCGCTCAGGTCCAGGATGGCGACGGCGGTTGTCGTGCCCGGGTCCACGCCCACGATGATGTAGTCCCGCTTCCGTCTCTCCAGCGGAATGAACTCGATTGCCTCCTTCTCCACGCTGGTCACCGTGACCTGCACGTCCTCCTCACGGGAGTTGTGGATGCCCAGGTCGGAGCGCCGGGCGTTCACGACGAAGGTGCCGTTCACGTAGCCGCCGAAGCCCTCGGTGATCGTCATGTCGTAGACCCGGTCCTTGAGCTTCGCCTCGATGTCCCGGACCTTTTCCCGGACCTTGCCCTGCACCTTGCGCCGGTAGCGGTTCTGGCTCCACCCTCCCCTTCCGAGAGAGCGGCCGCGGCTGACCTTGATGACTGTCCTGTCCTCGAACACGGACACGATATAGCCGACGCCCATGGACGCCAGGCAGGCGGCGGCGAACGCCTCCTCTTCGGGCATGAGGGGGTTAAAAGTGATGCCGTAGTCCCGGCCCAGCCTGGTCAGGGGCTCCTGGTGCTCGTTGCCCGTCACCTGTACGAGCCTGACCTCGGGCGGCAGCCGCCTCAAAAAGCTGACCAGCTCTTTCTTGTTTTCGGCGAGCTCGGTGATGCTGTCCACGGCGAGGATGCCGGGGCGGTACTGCTTGATGAGCCTGAGAAGCTTAAAACGGCTGACAGAAGAGTATTTTTCGACGCTCCCGTTGAGGATGACCACCGCATAGCGAGGGGCCTCTCTGGAGCGGCTCGAGCCTTTGACGATGTCCACGCCGAATATGGTTTGTGTGGTTTGGGATGCCATTTGTGTGAGATTCTGGGTTTAGGTTATTGTCTCGGTTCAATAAGTTTTTGTTGGCCCCTCAAGGCCACCCTTCTTTGGAAGAAGTAACTCGTTGAACACCCCCGGCGTCCATGAATCATCGGGAGCCATGCGCTATGGCTCCTTCACAAAATAAGAATGGGCGGGAAATATGATAAAAGTATCCGTTGGGTTTTACGCATCCGGGTCGAGGGAGCCGCCTTTATGGCCGGCCATTGAGCGACCTTTTATCGCGTCTTTTTAAAATATCGGCATGGTTCGCCCATATATTGATCGCTATCTGGGCTACGAAAAGGGCGAGCATCAGCAGGCCCGGGAGCAAGGACCATTTCCAGACCATGACGACGAACCCGTAGTTCATCGCGAAGTAGAGGCACAGGTAAGGCAGGAGCTGCTTCCAGTTATGGCGGAAATCGAGCTTCAGGACGAAATCGTACAGGGCTTCCAGGGCCAGGTATGTAATGAAGATCCCCAGGAAGACGCCGAACTGCCAGGATTTCTTCTCCTCCGCCACCAGATAAAGCCCGTAGAGGGCCGGGATGGCCAGGAGCAAATAGACCTTTCCAACGCGACTTACGTCGTCCATCCTCTTTTTCTTCGCGAGCAGGAATATCGCGATCAAAAGGACGCTATTGACCAGGCCTATGGCGAAGAATAGCTCCTCTAACATAAAAAAAAGTATATCCCGTACAAATGATAAATTTTTTCACGCCGGGTTTTTCATTAATGAGAGTGCTTCGCGATCAGCGCAGCCGTTGCGCCCGCGTTGAAGCCGTTATCGATGTTGACCACCACCAGCCCCGGGGCGCAGGACTGCAGCATCGTCGTCAGGGCGCCGATGCCTCCTGCTCCCAGGCCATAGCCCACGCTCGTGGGCACGCCGATCACAGGAACGCCCACCATCCCGGCGACGACGGAGGGCAGCGCCCCCTCCATGCCCGCCACGACGATGACGCAGGCCACGTCCTGCCTGATCATCTCCTTGAGCGGGTCCAGCAGGCGGTGAATGCCCGCGACGCCCACGTCGTAGCCCCTGATCGCCTCACAGCCCATGATCTCCGCGATGGTGGCCGCCTCTTCGGCTACGGGGATGTCGGACGTGCCCGCGGTGAGCACCCCGATCCTGCCGATGTTCTCCTGGACACAGCCCCGCCGGTCGATGACGATCATCCGGGCCTCTGGCTTGTAGGTGACGCCATCGGTGCCGATGCGCTTCGTAATCTCCTCGTAGTACTTATCGGAGGCCCGGGACAGCACGAGCATGCCCTTTTTCGCGATGAGGCGCTCGACGATCTCGCCCGCCTTCTCGGGCGTCTTGCCCTCGGCGTAGATGACCTCGGGTATGCCGGAGCGGCACTCGCGGCTCATGTCGAAGACCGTGTGGTTCCCGATCTTCTCCACGTAGTCCAGCCTCAGCAAACGCTCCGCCGCATCGATGTCCAGCTCGCCGGCAGCCAATTTTTCCAGCACTTCCCTGGCGTCCAAATCGGTCACTTGTCCAGAATAGTTTTTTAAAATACTTATAGCCTTAATGGATAATAATTTATCAGTAGTCGCGCTCGACCAGGAACCGCCCGATGGCCTGCAGCCGTTCCATGGGGGCCTTGTGCAGGCGCAATCCCTCGAACTGGGCCATCGCCTCGTCCTTATAGCGCTGGGCCTCATTCTGCGTGTATTCTAAAGCCCCGGCCTCCGTGAGGATATCGAACACTCGGGCCACGTCCAGGTCGCTGAGCTTTTCCTTCACGTAGATGCGCTTTAATTCCGCGCGGCGCTTCGACTTCTCCATGGCGTATAACACCGGGAGGGACTTCTTTTTATTTCGGATGTCGTTCTTCGCCGACTTGCCCGTGCTCTTAGGGTCGCCCCAGATGCCCAGGATGTCGTCCCTGATCTGGAAGCTGATGCCTATCTTGCGGCCGAAGGTCTTAAAGCGGCCGATGACGTCCTCGTCCTCCGTCGCGACCATGGCCCCAATGGCGGCCGCAGCCTCGATGAGCGCGGCGGTCTTGCCGCTGACCATGGTAATGTACTCATCAACGGAGACGTCGCTCCGGCACTGGAAGTCCATGTCCAGGTACTGGCCCTCGCACAGCTCGATGACCGTCTCGTTGAAGAGGCGCATGATCTCGATCATCATTTCCGGCTTCACAGAGCCGTCCAGGTCTAAAAGCGACAGGTTCGCCACGATATCCATCGCGTCGCCGGTGTTGATCGCCTGGGGTACGCCCCAGAGCTTCCAGAGCGTGTCCCGGTGGCGGCGCTTCTCGTCCCCGTCCTCGATGTCGTCGTGGATCAGGGAGAAATTATGCAGGAGCTCGACGGCCGCGGCCGCGGGCAGCGCCTTATTCCGGTCTCCGGCTATGGCCTCGCAGGCGAGCAGGCATATGGTCGACCGCAGGCTCTTGCCCCGCGGGGCCCGGCAGTCGTTAAAGCCCTCATCCAGCCATCCCAGGTGGTACTTCATCATGTCGTACAGGCGGCCCACGTTTTTCCTGCCGTTGAGCACGGCCTTCATCTGGCCGTCCGTGTATGCTGAGTATTCCTCTAATATCGGCGTGACTGAATCGACCATGGTGACTCCTTGTTTTAGGTTGGCTTATAATCATACAGATATTAAAACCCTTCGCAGAAGATGAGAAAGGCTTATATGCAATAAAATGAAAATAAGTCTTTACCATGCAGGACACGCCCAAGCTGACGAAATACTGGGACGAGAAAAGCGGCCGGATGTCCCTCATCCTGAAGAACGGCGAGCGGCCGCTTCGCGGCATCGTCGTGGAGGACCAGTACCCCGCGGCCATCTCGGGCATACTGTGCTTCGCAAAATCGGGAGGCGTCGCCCCCGTGGCTACGGCCTCCGGCGGTAAGATCCTGTGGAAAGTCGCCAACCTGGCCCCCGGCGAGCTTAAGGAACTGGTATACACATCGCTCATAAGAGACGCCCTTGAAGGCTATGCCCCGAAGAAGCCCACGCCGGCCGACGCGGCCCTGCTATCCTCCACGGCCTCCCTTCCCCCGAAGCTCACGGGAGACGTGGAAACGCCTGCGAAGGCGGAGGAAAGGCCGGCCCTGAAGCCCCCGGAAGAGCCTGCGAAAAAAGCGGCGCCCGCCAGGCATGCCGTGGTGGTCGCCGTGGGCGCCGGCAAGGGCGGCACCGGCAAGACCACCTTCTCCATTAATCTGGGCGTGGCGCTGGCCGAGTTGGGTAATGATACTATTTTAATGGACGCGGACGCGAGCATGAGCAACCTGTCCACGTACCTCGGCATGGACCCGAACGGCATGAAAGCCACGCTGCACGAGGTGCTCGCGGGCGAGGCCGAGCCCGAAAAAGCCACATACAGGATCTTTAACGACCACCTGCGCGTCGTGCCCAGCGGCCTTTCCATCGAGGGCTTTTTGAAGATGGACCGCTCCCTGCTCAGGGATGTCATCGAGTATTTTTCTCAAGAAGCCGACTACATCGTCATCGACACGCCCGCCGGGTACAACAGGGAGCTGGCGCTGTCGCTGGCGGCCTCGGACCACCTCATCCTGGTCCTCAACCCCGACGAGGGGAGCATGACGGACGGCCTCAAGGTGCAGGAGATGGCCCGGATCCTGGACGTGAACGTCATGGGCATAGTGCTCAACCGCTACGACATGAAGAACCCCTATTTTTCACGCTCCCAGGTAGAGGCGCACTTCGGCACGCCCGTCATCGCCATGCTGCCCGACGAGCCCGAGGTGCGGCGCAAGGATAAAGTGCCGTCGGTGCTGGCCGCCCCATCGGGCCTGATGGCGGCGGAGATATACCACGTGGCCCAGAAAATATCCGGGCAAAAGCCCCCCGCGTGCAGCCCGTCCTTCGTGTCCAGGCTCATGCTTGCCCTCTTCAACACGGCATCTTTATAACGCACGGGGCCGACTATCCTTTGTGATACTGGTAGGCACTTCCGGCTGGTCATACGACGATTGGGTGGGCGAGTTCTACCCAAAAAACCTGAGCAAAGATAAGTGGCTCGGGTTCTACGCGAAATATTTCCACACCACGGAGATCAACAGCACTTACTATAGCTTCCCCTCGCCCGCCGTCGTCCAGAGCTGGATCACGAAGGCATCGCGGCTGGCGGCATTCGAGTTCTCCCTGAAGATGCCGAAGCAGGTCACCCACGAGAGCCTTTTGCTCGACGTCGGCCATGCCCTGGAGTTCGAGGCTAAAGTACTGGCTCCCATGCGGGACGCTAGCTGTCTCGGCGCTATCCTGCTCCAGATGTCCCCATACCTCATGCTCCACGATAAAGGTAAAAAGACCGAGCACCTAGACCGCTTAAAGACGCTGCTGGGGCATCTTGACACGGGAAGCTACGAGTACGCAGTCGAGTTCCGGCATCGCTCCTGGCTGGAGAACGGCGCGCTGGCGGGCGATGCCGTCGACCTGCTGCGCGAGAGGGGCGTCGCCGCCTGCGCCGTGGACGGCCCCTCCATGCCGCCCGTCGTCGAGAACACTGCCGGCCACGGGTACATCCGGTTCCACGGCCACAACGACGACATCTGGTATAAGAAAGGCCCCGAAGATGGCCGAATGAACCGGTACGATTACAATTACCGCCCGGAGGAACTCCTGCCCTGGAAGAAGCGCATCGAGCCGCTGCTCAGGGGAAGAGTGAGGGCCTACTTCAACAATCATCCCCACGCCAATGCGGCGAAGAACGCCAGGCTTTTCGAGTCCATCATGGGCGTGGAGTCCGTGCCGCCGGCCATCCAGAAGCAGTCCGACCTGTCCTCGTTTTTTTAATCAGACCCCCAGAAAGTATAAAGTTGCACGTGGAATGTTTCAGCCACGAAGTTACACTAAGCCGGCTAAAAGCTGCTCTAAGACTTTTAAGATATTTTACCGTGTTGAATAAGTCTTATATGTCCTGCGCTTCTCCGGCTTAAGCCCGCGAAGCCTGCTAAGTCCGCGAAGGCCCTATTAAAGAAATTAATTATGACTGCTGTGTTGAATTGCTCCCGTATTTTAAGCTTTTTAAGAGCACGGAGGGCACTATTTTTCACCACAGAGGCACGATGGCACGGAGGCCCACAAAGTTTATTTTTAAATGTTTCGCTGATGCGAATTCGAGCAAGTTACAAAGATCACAAAGCGGTTCATTGACATCAGGGCATGAAGGATGCAAGGGCATAGTGGAATGAACATGCGAGCACTTTTTGCCATCGTGCCTTCGTATCCTTTGTATCTTAGAAGTTCAAAAAGCGGCTCTGTGCCCTTGGTCTCTTAATTATAAAAAAGTCTTTGTGGGCCTCCGTGCTCTTCGTGCCTTTGTGGTGAAAATTGTGCCTCCGTACACTCCGA encodes:
- a CDS encoding polyprenyl synthetase family protein, with protein sequence MVDSVTPILEEYSAYTDGQMKAVLNGRKNVGRLYDMMKYHLGWLDEGFNDCRAPRGKSLRSTICLLACEAIAGDRNKALPAAAAVELLHNFSLIHDDIEDGDEKRRHRDTLWKLWGVPQAINTGDAMDIVANLSLLDLDGSVKPEMMIEIMRLFNETVIELCEGQYLDMDFQCRSDVSVDEYITMVSGKTAALIEAAAAIGAMVATEDEDVIGRFKTFGRKIGISFQIRDDILGIWGDPKSTGKSAKNDIRNKKKSLPVLYAMEKSKRRAELKRIYVKEKLSDLDVARVFDILTEAGALEYTQNEAQRYKDEAMAQFEGLRLHKAPMERLQAIGRFLVERDY
- the minD gene encoding cell division ATPase MinD yields the protein MQDTPKLTKYWDEKSGRMSLILKNGERPLRGIVVEDQYPAAISGILCFAKSGGVAPVATASGGKILWKVANLAPGELKELVYTSLIRDALEGYAPKKPTPADAALLSSTASLPPKLTGDVETPAKAEERPALKPPEEPAKKAAPARHAVVVAVGAGKGGTGKTTFSINLGVALAELGNDTILMDADASMSNLSTYLGMDPNGMKATLHEVLAGEAEPEKATYRIFNDHLRVVPSGLSIEGFLKMDRSLLRDVIEYFSQEADYIVIDTPAGYNRELALSLAASDHLILVLNPDEGSMTDGLKVQEMARILDVNVMGIVLNRYDMKNPYFSRSQVEAHFGTPVIAMLPDEPEVRRKDKVPSVLAAPSGLMAAEIYHVAQKISGQKPPACSPSFVSRLMLALFNTASL
- the larB gene encoding nickel pincer cofactor biosynthesis protein LarB gives rise to the protein MTDLDAREVLEKLAAGELDIDAAERLLRLDYVEKIGNHTVFDMSRECRSGIPEVIYAEGKTPEKAGEIVERLIAKKGMLVLSRASDKYYEEITKRIGTDGVTYKPEARMIVIDRRGCVQENIGRIGVLTAGTSDIPVAEEAATIAEIMGCEAIRGYDVGVAGIHRLLDPLKEMIRQDVACVIVVAGMEGALPSVVAGMVGVPVIGVPTSVGYGLGAGGIGALTTMLQSCAPGLVVVNIDNGFNAGATAALIAKHSH
- a CDS encoding YwiC-like family protein, with amino-acid sequence MLEELFFAIGLVNSVLLIAIFLLAKKKRMDDVSRVGKVYLLLAIPALYGLYLVAEEKKSWQFGVFLGIFITYLALEALYDFVLKLDFRHNWKQLLPYLCLYFAMNYGFVVMVWKWSLLPGLLMLALFVAQIAINIWANHADILKRRDKRSLNGRP
- a CDS encoding DUF72 domain-containing protein, with translation MILVGTSGWSYDDWVGEFYPKNLSKDKWLGFYAKYFHTTEINSTYYSFPSPAVVQSWITKASRLAAFEFSLKMPKQVTHESLLLDVGHALEFEAKVLAPMRDASCLGAILLQMSPYLMLHDKGKKTEHLDRLKTLLGHLDTGSYEYAVEFRHRSWLENGALAGDAVDLLRERGVAACAVDGPSMPPVVENTAGHGYIRFHGHNDDIWYKKGPEDGRMNRYDYNYRPEELLPWKKRIEPLLRGRVRAYFNNHPHANAAKNARLFESIMGVESVPPAIQKQSDLSSFF
- a CDS encoding DUF460 domain-containing protein gives rise to the protein MASQTTQTIFGVDIVKGSSRSREAPRYAVVILNGSVEKYSSVSRFKLLRLIKQYRPGILAVDSITELAENKKELVSFLRRLPPEVRLVQVTGNEHQEPLTRLGRDYGITFNPLMPEEEAFAAACLASMGVGYIVSVFEDRTVIKVSRGRSLGRGGWSQNRYRRKVQGKVREKVRDIEAKLKDRVYDMTITEGFGGYVNGTFVVNARRSDLGIHNSREEDVQVTVTSVEKEAIEFIPLERRKRDYIIVGVDPGTTTAVAILDLSGRLIEVSSSRVSSIPEIIEHISEMGRPVVIATDVVPPPGAVEKIKRAFKAVLFTPNERISVEEKVRLARPLGYGNDHERDALAAAVKAFNTYKNKFAQIDRKTPSHLSDDVKAMAIEGKPVEVALDMLTAPPAPERPKEAAPAGAESDAKLEELRARLKQKDEQIENLRSYISDLRREMKHLDLRVASQDRAIRSLKSKGIDDLRRTREITIRDGEIARLKKETADLKRRNSELQSYVDRLKHIRALEFRGDKAPVKVIENLSRESVLSCDRKFGIKPGDVIFVRDAGGGVEAAAMLVERNIKALIRGTAMSHLAEEKFLKAKVPVLSREDVPLKFVDGYAVLDPGRLESAIEKWKVYAADVEKQAREEKLMGIIDEYKAKRAREYRHDSKAF